The following are encoded together in the Mumia sp. Pv4-285 genome:
- a CDS encoding tyrosine recombinase XerC: protein MTSSERSPAWSDALEAYARHLRSERGLSEHTVRAYSGDLALLADHAEALGVRDPAELELRVLRSFLAGQQVRGRARSTLARRAAAVRRFTAWLVRTGRADQDPGAMLANPRRHRELPGVLRQDEVRDLLDAAARAATSTAPAPAGAPADGRGAAVPAGGSPSEAEISAVAVRDVAILELLYATGIRVGELCGLDVDDIDRNRNVVRVIGKGDKERSVPFGRPAADAVDRWVARRSELAAAASGPALFLGRRGGRVDPRTVRRMVHTRLADVDGAPDLGPHGLRHTAATHLLEGGADLRSVQELLGHASLATTQLYTHVSSERLRSAYAQAHPRA from the coding sequence ATGACGTCCTCCGAGCGCAGCCCTGCGTGGTCCGACGCGCTCGAGGCCTACGCGCGACACCTGCGGTCCGAGCGTGGTCTGAGCGAGCACACCGTCCGCGCCTACTCCGGGGACCTCGCGCTCCTCGCCGACCATGCCGAGGCGCTCGGCGTGCGCGACCCCGCCGAGCTCGAGCTGAGGGTTCTGCGCAGCTTCCTCGCAGGCCAGCAGGTGCGGGGGAGGGCCCGCAGCACGCTCGCCCGCCGCGCCGCCGCCGTACGCCGCTTCACGGCCTGGCTGGTCCGGACGGGCCGCGCCGACCAGGACCCCGGCGCGATGCTCGCCAACCCACGTCGACACCGAGAGCTTCCCGGCGTGCTGCGGCAGGACGAGGTGCGCGACCTTCTGGACGCGGCGGCGCGCGCCGCGACCTCGACCGCACCAGCGCCGGCGGGTGCGCCCGCCGACGGGCGAGGTGCCGCGGTCCCTGCGGGCGGCTCACCCTCCGAGGCCGAGATCTCTGCAGTCGCCGTGCGCGATGTGGCGATCCTCGAGCTCCTGTACGCGACCGGCATACGCGTCGGTGAGCTGTGCGGTCTCGACGTCGACGACATCGACCGCAACCGCAACGTCGTCCGGGTGATCGGCAAGGGTGACAAGGAGCGCAGCGTCCCCTTCGGACGCCCTGCCGCCGACGCGGTCGACAGGTGGGTGGCGCGCCGCTCGGAGCTGGCTGCCGCAGCGAGTGGGCCCGCACTGTTCCTCGGTCGGCGTGGCGGACGCGTCGACCCGCGGACCGTACGCCGGATGGTGCACACGCGGCTCGCCGACGTCGACGGAGCACCCGACCTCGGACCCCACGGTCTCCGGCACACGGCGGCGACCCATCTGCTCGAGGGCGGCGCCGACCTGCGCAGCGTCCAGGAGCTTCTCGGGCACGCCTCCCTGGCGACCACGCAGCTCTACACCCACGTCAGCTCGGAGCGTCTGCGCAGCGCCTACGCGCAGGCTCATCCGCGCGCCTAG
- the dprA gene encoding DNA-processing protein DprA produces MTGDGAPEDGVTRDEMPVPTSVTRSVSRARREDRRARVTLSLVAEPGDPRLAAALVECSPTDLVRAVLAGDSAVPEAWRARGAGIDARLRAAVAAAHACGARWVCPGDAAWPAQLDDLDLVGTVAGVAGRPLGLWVRGAGPLADRVARSVAVVGARDATPYGCDVAGDLAADLVDAGTTVVSGAAFGIDAAAHRGALALAGPTVAVLACGVDIDYPRAHSGLLHSIAEAGLVISEHPPGATPTRNRFLTRNRVIAALSQGTVVVEAARRSGALNTLGWAHELGRLTMAVPGAVTNQSAVGVHQAIRQGRAVLVTNGAEVLEDLDDLGQRDATPPPAPATAWDALPPASRAVIEVLPAAGPRTTPEIVWHSGLRSDEVEAALADLEAQGYVRASVHGWHLLRRADLSARPVDSGGADADGVPR; encoded by the coding sequence ATGACCGGCGACGGGGCCCCGGAGGACGGCGTCACCCGTGACGAGATGCCAGTGCCGACCTCCGTGACGAGATCGGTGTCGCGAGCGCGTCGTGAGGATCGTCGCGCTCGCGTCACGCTCAGCCTCGTCGCGGAGCCCGGTGATCCGCGCCTGGCCGCAGCGCTCGTCGAGTGCTCGCCGACCGATCTGGTGCGAGCGGTCCTGGCGGGCGACTCCGCGGTGCCCGAGGCGTGGCGTGCGCGCGGCGCCGGCATCGACGCTCGCCTCCGCGCGGCGGTCGCTGCTGCCCACGCGTGCGGGGCGCGCTGGGTGTGCCCTGGGGACGCCGCGTGGCCGGCCCAACTCGACGACCTCGACCTGGTCGGCACGGTGGCCGGCGTCGCGGGGCGGCCGCTCGGGCTCTGGGTGCGGGGCGCCGGTCCGCTTGCCGACCGGGTCGCCCGGTCGGTGGCGGTCGTCGGGGCGCGTGACGCCACGCCCTACGGGTGCGACGTCGCGGGTGACCTGGCTGCCGATCTCGTCGATGCGGGCACGACGGTCGTGAGCGGTGCCGCGTTCGGCATCGACGCCGCAGCCCACCGTGGCGCACTGGCGCTCGCAGGACCGACGGTCGCGGTGCTGGCGTGCGGCGTCGACATCGACTATCCGCGGGCGCACTCCGGCCTCCTGCACAGCATCGCGGAGGCCGGCCTCGTCATCAGCGAGCACCCGCCAGGCGCGACCCCGACGCGCAACCGCTTCCTGACCCGCAACCGGGTGATCGCGGCTCTCTCGCAGGGCACCGTGGTCGTCGAGGCAGCCCGCCGCAGCGGGGCGCTCAACACCCTCGGTTGGGCCCACGAGCTCGGGCGGCTCACGATGGCTGTTCCCGGGGCGGTGACGAACCAGTCGGCCGTGGGGGTGCACCAGGCGATCCGGCAGGGCCGTGCCGTTCTCGTCACGAACGGCGCCGAGGTCCTCGAGGACCTCGACGACCTCGGGCAGCGTGACGCGACTCCTCCGCCCGCGCCGGCGACCGCCTGGGACGCGCTCCCGCCGGCCTCACGTGCGGTCATCGAGGTTCTCCCGGCGGCAGGGCCACGGACGACGCCCGAGATCGTCTGGCACTCGGGATTGCGCTCCGACGAGGTGGAGGCCGCGCTCGCCGACCTCGAGGCGCAGGGCTACGTGCGCGCCTCCGTCCACGGCTGGCACCTCCTGCGGCGCGCCGACCTCTCCGCTCGGCCGGTGGACAGCGGTGGTGCCGATGCCGACGGCGTGCCCCGTTGA
- a CDS encoding YifB family Mg chelatase-like AAA ATPase → MSVSLEGMRGRLVDIEVDVSAGLPRTTLVGLPDASLAEARDRCRAAIVNSRFPWPDRKVTINLSPAWLPKAGAHFDLGIALAVLASEGHVPQERIAGAAALGELGLDGRLRAVAGVLPATVAAVAAGCEVVIVPEPNAAEASIVDGARIIGVRSLRQAAALLRGEDPPDEPPVEPLVPGVDPRPGRLDGLDLSDVAGQDEARAAVVVAAAGAHHLLLTGPPGVGKTMLAQRLPALLPDLDHQQSMETSAVYSVAGALSPDAPQLQRPPFVDPHHTASAAALVGGGTRTVRPGAMSLAHHGVLFLDEAPEFRRDVIEALRQPLESGCVTVARAAQTAEFPARFLLVLAANPCPCGSRSGPEGRCACTAVAKRRYRERLSAPILDRVDLQRTVGPVSAHHTGEAAKLPTPTAVVAARVAEARDRQRHRLSGTPWRTNGEVPGAFLRRGLPTPARLVLTVDRLVRSGKANARTADRLLRVAWTIADLRGQSEPDIDALDLATVLRRDLPFDGGQLAGITT, encoded by the coding sequence ATGTCGGTGTCTCTGGAGGGCATGCGCGGGCGCCTCGTCGACATCGAGGTCGACGTGAGCGCCGGGCTCCCCAGGACGACCCTGGTCGGTCTGCCCGATGCCTCGTTGGCGGAGGCGCGCGACCGGTGCCGGGCGGCGATCGTCAACAGCAGGTTCCCGTGGCCCGACCGCAAGGTCACGATCAACCTCTCGCCGGCCTGGCTGCCCAAGGCCGGCGCTCACTTCGACCTCGGCATCGCGCTGGCCGTCCTCGCGAGCGAGGGCCACGTGCCGCAGGAACGGATCGCCGGGGCAGCCGCGCTGGGCGAGCTCGGGCTCGACGGTCGGCTGCGGGCGGTGGCAGGCGTGCTGCCCGCGACGGTCGCCGCAGTCGCCGCAGGCTGCGAGGTCGTGATCGTGCCGGAGCCGAACGCTGCCGAGGCCTCCATCGTCGACGGCGCACGGATCATCGGCGTGCGTTCGCTGCGTCAGGCCGCGGCGCTGCTCCGCGGTGAGGACCCGCCGGACGAGCCGCCCGTCGAGCCGCTCGTGCCGGGAGTCGATCCGCGCCCAGGACGGCTCGACGGCCTGGACCTGAGCGACGTCGCTGGACAGGACGAGGCTCGTGCCGCGGTGGTCGTCGCGGCGGCCGGGGCCCACCACCTCCTGCTCACGGGGCCGCCGGGCGTGGGCAAGACGATGCTCGCGCAGAGGCTCCCGGCACTGCTGCCCGACCTCGACCACCAGCAGTCCATGGAGACGAGCGCCGTCTACTCGGTGGCCGGTGCGCTCTCCCCGGACGCGCCTCAGCTCCAGCGACCGCCGTTCGTCGACCCGCACCACACCGCCTCCGCGGCCGCCCTGGTCGGTGGAGGGACGCGCACGGTCCGCCCGGGCGCGATGTCGTTGGCGCACCACGGCGTGCTCTTCCTCGACGAGGCCCCGGAGTTCCGCCGGGACGTGATCGAGGCGCTGCGCCAGCCGTTGGAGAGCGGCTGCGTCACGGTCGCCCGCGCGGCGCAGACGGCTGAGTTCCCGGCGCGGTTCCTGCTCGTGCTCGCCGCCAACCCGTGCCCGTGCGGCAGCCGCTCAGGTCCGGAGGGCCGGTGCGCGTGCACAGCGGTGGCCAAGCGGCGCTACCGCGAGCGGCTGTCGGCGCCGATCCTCGACCGGGTGGACCTTCAGCGCACCGTTGGTCCAGTCTCGGCCCACCACACCGGAGAGGCGGCGAAGCTCCCCACACCGACCGCCGTCGTCGCCGCACGTGTGGCGGAGGCCCGCGACCGTCAACGACATCGCCTCAGCGGCACACCCTGGCGCACGAACGGCGAGGTCCCCGGGGCGTTCCTCCGCCGGGGACTGCCGACTCCCGCCCGGCTGGTCCTCACGGTCGACCGCCTCGTCCGGTCGGGCAAGGCCAATGCCCGTACGGCTGACCGCCTCCTCCGGGTCGCGTGGACGATCGCCGACCTCCGAGGCCAGTCCGAGCCCGACATCGACGCGCTAGACCTGGCGACGGTCCTGCGTCGCGACCTCCCGTTCGACGGCGGCCAGCTCGCAGGGATCACCACATGA
- a CDS encoding YraN family protein, with the protein MGSTYDQRQAVGAHGENVAADYLRSRGMQVLARNWRCRWGEIDIVAQDGETLVFCEVKTRRTTTHGTPLEAITAQKAARLRRLAGAYLAQQDRRAAGVRIDVVAVLLPRRGAASVTHVPGVS; encoded by the coding sequence ATGGGATCGACGTACGACCAGCGCCAGGCAGTCGGCGCGCACGGCGAGAACGTGGCTGCGGACTATCTGCGCTCCAGGGGCATGCAGGTGCTCGCGCGCAACTGGCGGTGCCGGTGGGGTGAGATCGACATCGTCGCGCAGGACGGCGAGACGCTGGTGTTCTGCGAGGTCAAGACGCGGCGGACGACCACGCACGGCACGCCGCTCGAGGCGATCACGGCCCAGAAGGCCGCGCGGCTGCGGAGGCTCGCCGGTGCCTACCTCGCCCAGCAGGACCGCCGCGCCGCCGGCGTGCGCATCGACGTCGTCGCCGTCCTGCTCCCTCGGCGAGGTGCTGCGAGCGTGACTCACGTCCCGGGGGTGTCGTGA